From a single Labrenzia sp. PHM005 genomic region:
- a CDS encoding ArgK/MeaB family GTPase — translation MLSRVLTRIETHANDTRTAAFLDQVAVEAGGHVLGLTGPPGVGKSTLTDSLIRAFRAAGDSVAVLAVDPSSSITGGALLGDRTRLKTDPADDQVFVRSMAARDRLGGLSDHAVAAIVVLRAAFDHVIVETVGIGQSEGDLKQAADTVLLCIQPGSGDSLQFMKAGIMELPDIVAVTKADMGASARRAAADVKGALTLSPSTAAGWTVPVGLVSSQTGDGLEDLIADVYKHRAHLSQNGRLGRLRSEQHCAWFRDRVLSEYGQAGLRLCAKLCDAPEVAARTAPFSSFARFAEQMDDLLNPMLPRL, via the coding sequence GTGCTCTCACGCGTTCTCACCCGGATCGAAACGCATGCCAATGATACGAGAACTGCTGCGTTTCTTGACCAGGTCGCAGTTGAAGCAGGCGGGCATGTGCTTGGTTTGACCGGGCCTCCAGGTGTTGGCAAATCCACTCTTACGGATTCTTTGATCCGGGCGTTCCGAGCCGCCGGGGACAGCGTTGCGGTTCTTGCCGTCGATCCATCGTCCTCAATCACCGGTGGAGCCTTGCTTGGCGACCGAACCCGTTTAAAAACCGACCCAGCTGATGATCAGGTTTTTGTCCGCTCTATGGCGGCGCGTGACCGACTGGGAGGGCTGTCGGATCATGCAGTTGCAGCAATTGTTGTCCTTCGCGCTGCCTTTGATCATGTCATCGTGGAAACTGTTGGCATCGGTCAGTCCGAAGGTGACCTCAAACAAGCAGCCGACACGGTTCTGTTGTGTATCCAGCCAGGATCTGGCGACAGTCTGCAATTCATGAAAGCCGGTATCATGGAATTGCCTGACATTGTAGCAGTCACAAAAGCGGATATGGGGGCGTCCGCCCGGCGCGCCGCAGCAGATGTCAAAGGGGCGCTGACCCTCTCGCCTTCCACAGCGGCTGGTTGGACAGTCCCGGTCGGTCTGGTGTCGTCCCAGACCGGCGATGGTCTGGAAGATTTGATCGCTGATGTCTACAAACACCGGGCGCATCTGTCGCAAAACGGCCGGTTGGGCCGGCTGCGCTCGGAGCAGCATTGTGCTTGGTTTCGCGACCGGGTGCTATCTGAGTATGGCCAAGCTGGCTTGCGTTTGTGCGCGAAGTTGTGTGATGCGCCAGAGGTGGCCGCACGGACGGCGCCATTCTCAAGCTTCGCCAGATTTGCCGAGCAAATGGACGATCTTCTGAACCCTATGCTTCCGCGGCTCTGA
- a CDS encoding bifunctional diguanylate cyclase/phosphodiesterase, producing MQTKPNKSGGRIANVIIIPLVTLVFLSVVSIFVLMHWSARISDGSAKQSQLQLISGALQLVADDIAKQQSGVVTWDAAFYIANARHLDKEWVFDNMTHWLYANHGFTKSAIVGTDHEIRSVYSHDQNNSWLTPDILAQMTPAIAKARARYITSFKKTPSGLYSFEPSQRDKRYSIYETGILTLNGEPHLFSAAAIARQLQSVIALRVPPAVLISLTPLRGEKMAEITHMTRLDGFVLANNQNSREGIGQYLLRAPTGKAVGVIAWPVGRPGTQMLKRINPFLSIAAFMIAAVVIVVAIATRHMTKRLAISESRAVHTSRHDALSELPNRTHFHRLLSDELEKSKEDGSTTAIVYIDLDHFKDINDTLGHSAGDQVIIAIAKRLKHVLMDNGIVARISGDEFAMVVPNCKSDEWLDYILDQIQDEIAQPIKIGARELHATLSIGAAIAPRDGLDPDELLRKADIALYDAKANGRNRRSFFEPNMEDQVQSKDKLSRELRLALKNDELSLAYQPQSDTAAQRIVSVEALARWTKEDGTVVSPAQFIPVAEETGLINDIGLWVLNKACAKAHDWPDIVMSVNVSPNQFKHPRFVEKIMAILAANNLPPHRLEIEVTESVFAGRNDTVLKALRRLKNLGIKVALDDFGSGYSSLSYLRRFPFDTLKVDRDFLSDMNGNPEAEAIVVSIIQLGKALGMTIVAEGIETIEQIRFLQAHGCHRMQGYFISKPLGEKELAQFLDDFKAENAGNIGPGLSYTLRAAEA from the coding sequence ATGCAGACTAAGCCGAATAAATCTGGCGGACGGATCGCCAATGTCATCATAATCCCTTTGGTGACGCTGGTATTCTTATCTGTCGTAAGCATTTTTGTTCTTATGCACTGGTCTGCCCGCATTTCGGATGGCAGTGCCAAACAATCGCAATTGCAGTTGATTTCGGGCGCCCTGCAGTTGGTTGCCGACGACATCGCCAAGCAGCAATCGGGTGTGGTGACCTGGGACGCAGCTTTTTATATCGCGAATGCAAGACACCTGGACAAAGAATGGGTGTTCGACAACATGACCCATTGGCTATATGCCAATCACGGGTTCACCAAATCAGCGATCGTCGGCACTGATCATGAAATTCGATCTGTTTATTCTCATGATCAAAACAACAGCTGGCTAACCCCAGACATTCTGGCTCAAATGACCCCAGCGATCGCGAAAGCGCGTGCACGCTATATCACGTCCTTCAAAAAAACGCCTTCCGGTCTATATAGCTTCGAACCCAGCCAACGGGATAAGCGATACTCGATCTATGAGACTGGTATTTTAACCCTGAACGGCGAACCGCACCTGTTTTCGGCAGCTGCAATCGCACGCCAACTCCAATCCGTCATAGCTCTGCGTGTTCCACCTGCTGTTCTAATAAGCCTCACTCCCCTGCGCGGTGAGAAGATGGCTGAAATTACGCATATGACCCGGCTGGATGGCTTTGTGCTCGCGAACAATCAAAACAGCCGTGAAGGCATCGGCCAGTACCTTTTGAGAGCCCCCACCGGCAAGGCTGTCGGCGTCATTGCCTGGCCTGTCGGTCGGCCTGGAACACAGATGCTGAAGCGGATCAATCCGTTCCTGAGTATTGCGGCGTTTATGATCGCAGCAGTGGTCATCGTGGTCGCAATTGCCACGCGGCATATGACCAAGCGACTGGCGATCAGCGAGTCCAGAGCTGTTCACACTTCGCGGCACGACGCTCTATCAGAGCTTCCGAATAGAACGCATTTTCATCGGTTGTTGAGCGATGAACTTGAGAAAAGCAAAGAAGATGGCTCAACCACCGCCATCGTTTACATCGACCTAGATCACTTTAAGGACATCAACGACACGCTCGGTCATTCCGCGGGAGACCAGGTCATCATTGCGATTGCCAAGCGGTTAAAGCACGTTCTGATGGACAACGGCATCGTCGCCCGGATCAGCGGCGATGAATTCGCCATGGTGGTACCGAACTGCAAGAGCGACGAGTGGCTCGACTACATCCTTGACCAAATCCAGGACGAGATCGCCCAGCCGATCAAGATCGGTGCACGCGAGCTTCATGCCACGCTGTCGATCGGCGCTGCAATCGCCCCGCGCGATGGTCTCGATCCGGACGAACTGCTGCGCAAAGCTGATATCGCTCTTTATGATGCCAAGGCCAACGGCCGCAACCGACGTTCCTTCTTCGAGCCCAATATGGAAGACCAGGTGCAGTCGAAGGACAAGTTGTCGCGGGAGCTTCGCTTGGCCCTGAAGAACGACGAACTAAGCCTTGCCTACCAGCCACAGTCCGATACCGCAGCTCAGCGCATTGTGTCCGTTGAAGCCCTTGCCCGCTGGACCAAGGAAGACGGCACAGTTGTATCCCCGGCCCAGTTCATCCCGGTTGCAGAAGAAACCGGCTTGATCAACGACATCGGCCTTTGGGTGTTGAACAAGGCCTGCGCCAAAGCCCATGACTGGCCGGATATCGTTATGTCGGTCAATGTATCCCCAAACCAGTTCAAGCATCCGCGGTTCGTGGAAAAGATTATGGCAATTCTCGCCGCCAACAATTTGCCACCGCATCGGCTTGAAATTGAGGTAACCGAGAGCGTATTTGCTGGGCGCAACGATACAGTTTTGAAGGCCTTACGGCGCTTGAAGAACCTTGGCATCAAGGTTGCCCTGGACGATTTCGGCTCTGGATATTCGAGTTTGAGTTATCTGCGCCGCTTTCCGTTTGACACGCTTAAAGTGGATCGGGATTTTCTATCCGACATGAACGGTAATCCGGAAGCCGAAGCAATTGTTGTCTCGATCATCCAGTTGGGCAAGGCGTTGGGAATGACCATTGTTGCCGAGGGTATCGAGACGATCGAACAGATTCGCTTCTTGCAAGCCCACGGATGTCACAGAATGCAAGGCTACTTCATCTCTAAACCGCTCGGCGAAAAAGAACTGGCGCAGTTCCTCGACGATTTCAAAGCGGAAAATGCTGGCAACATTGGTCCGGGCCTGAGCTACACGCTCAGAGCCGCGGAAGCATAG
- the ppdK gene encoding pyruvate, phosphate dikinase translates to MAKWVYGFGNGSAEGAADMRNLLGGKGANLAEMSSLGLPVPPGFTITTEVCTWYYAHEKSYPSELTAEVEAAMDKVGEATGRKFGDPEHPLLVSVRSGARASMPGMMDTVLNLGLSDSTVEAIARESGDARFAYDSYRRFIQMYSDVVLGVDNHEFEDILEEYKERNDLTLDTEITAEAWQGIIEKFKALVEEELGKPFPQDPQEQLWGAIGAVFSSWMTPRAVTYRRLHDLPASWGTAVNVQAMVFGNMGENSATGVAFTRNPSTGENSLYGEFLVNAQGEDVVAGIRTPQDITEKARIEAGSSNPSLEALMPEAFAEFQSYCTKLERHYKDMQDLEFTIEQGKLWMLQTRAGKRTAKAALKIAVDMVAEGMLGEEEAVLRVEPAALDQLLHPTIDPKAERDILSTGLPASPGAASGAIVFTSDAAEEAKGENRKVILVRVETSPEDIHGMHAAEGILTSRGGMTSHAAVVARGMGKPCVAGAGGLRIDYRNKIINVGGRQLKEGDIITIDGATGQILSGEVAMLQPTLSGDFGVLMGWADRGRRMTVRTNAETPQDAKVAREFGAEGIGLCRTEHMFFEGERILAVREMILADTEDGRRAALAKLLPMQRQDFTEIFEIMHGLPVTIRLLDPPLHEFLPKTDEELKDVAEAMGADPERLRDRALSLEEFNPMLGHRGCRLLVSYPEIAEMQARAIFEAAVAAAKATGAPVVPEIMVPLVGLKGELDLVRARIEAMAKAVMEETGAELTYQVGTMVELPRAALKAAEIAESAEFFSFGTNDLTQTTFGISRDDAASFLGTYQTKGILEQDPFVSLDPDGVGELIKIGVERGRSTRPDIKLGICGEHGGDPASITFCEGVGLDYVSCSPYRVPIARLAAAQAALRKRTAG, encoded by the coding sequence ATGGCCAAGTGGGTCTACGGGTTTGGCAACGGTTCTGCAGAAGGCGCAGCGGACATGCGAAATCTGCTCGGCGGAAAAGGCGCGAACCTTGCTGAAATGAGCAGCCTCGGCCTGCCGGTTCCTCCCGGCTTTACCATCACCACAGAAGTGTGCACCTGGTATTATGCTCATGAGAAATCCTATCCATCAGAATTGACCGCTGAAGTGGAAGCGGCCATGGACAAGGTCGGGGAGGCGACCGGCCGCAAATTTGGCGACCCGGAGCACCCGCTTCTTGTCTCTGTGCGCTCTGGCGCCCGTGCATCGATGCCCGGCATGATGGATACCGTCCTTAATCTCGGTCTGAGCGACTCGACGGTCGAAGCAATTGCCCGCGAATCCGGCGATGCCCGCTTTGCCTACGACAGTTACCGCCGGTTCATTCAGATGTATTCCGATGTGGTCCTTGGCGTGGACAACCACGAGTTTGAGGACATTCTGGAAGAATATAAAGAGCGTAACGACCTGACGCTTGATACAGAAATTACCGCCGAAGCGTGGCAGGGAATTATCGAGAAATTCAAGGCGCTGGTGGAAGAAGAGCTCGGCAAGCCATTCCCGCAAGATCCGCAGGAGCAATTGTGGGGCGCGATTGGTGCTGTGTTCAGTTCCTGGATGACACCGCGCGCGGTTACCTACCGGCGCCTACATGACTTGCCAGCGTCCTGGGGAACGGCAGTCAACGTTCAGGCCATGGTTTTTGGCAATATGGGCGAGAACTCCGCAACCGGTGTTGCATTCACCCGCAACCCATCCACCGGTGAAAACAGCCTTTATGGCGAGTTCCTGGTCAATGCGCAGGGCGAAGATGTTGTGGCGGGTATCCGTACCCCGCAAGACATTACGGAAAAGGCCCGGATTGAGGCTGGATCCAGCAATCCATCCTTGGAAGCCTTGATGCCGGAAGCCTTCGCCGAGTTCCAGTCCTACTGCACGAAGCTTGAGCGCCATTACAAGGATATGCAGGACCTGGAGTTCACCATTGAGCAGGGCAAACTCTGGATGCTTCAGACCCGCGCCGGTAAGCGCACTGCGAAAGCTGCCTTGAAAATCGCAGTCGATATGGTTGCTGAAGGCATGCTTGGAGAAGAAGAAGCTGTGTTGCGCGTCGAACCTGCGGCACTCGATCAGCTATTGCATCCGACCATCGATCCGAAAGCTGAGCGCGATATCTTGTCAACGGGCCTGCCGGCGTCACCCGGCGCAGCGTCCGGCGCAATTGTTTTCACCTCAGACGCTGCTGAAGAAGCCAAAGGTGAAAACCGGAAGGTCATTCTGGTCCGGGTCGAAACCAGCCCGGAAGACATTCATGGTATGCACGCTGCCGAAGGGATCCTGACCAGCCGTGGTGGCATGACCAGTCATGCGGCCGTGGTTGCCCGCGGAATGGGCAAGCCCTGTGTTGCCGGTGCTGGCGGTTTGCGGATCGACTACCGCAATAAGATCATTAATGTCGGTGGACGCCAGCTCAAAGAAGGCGACATCATTACAATTGACGGTGCTACTGGCCAAATCCTCTCCGGTGAAGTGGCGATGCTGCAACCGACATTGTCCGGTGATTTCGGGGTGTTGATGGGCTGGGCCGATCGGGGGCGGCGGATGACCGTACGCACCAACGCGGAGACACCGCAGGACGCAAAAGTCGCCCGCGAATTTGGTGCAGAGGGCATCGGACTGTGCCGGACAGAGCATATGTTCTTTGAAGGTGAGCGGATCCTGGCGGTCCGTGAAATGATCCTTGCAGATACTGAGGACGGCCGGCGGGCGGCGCTTGCGAAGCTCCTGCCGATGCAAAGGCAAGATTTCACCGAGATTTTCGAAATCATGCATGGCCTACCGGTAACCATCCGCTTGCTGGACCCGCCGCTCCACGAGTTCCTGCCTAAAACCGATGAAGAGCTGAAGGACGTCGCCGAGGCAATGGGTGCCGATCCTGAGCGACTGCGCGACCGGGCATTGTCGTTGGAAGAGTTCAACCCGATGCTCGGCCACCGGGGCTGCCGCTTGCTGGTGTCCTATCCGGAAATCGCCGAAATGCAGGCGCGGGCCATTTTTGAAGCGGCGGTTGCTGCGGCGAAGGCCACAGGCGCACCGGTCGTTCCGGAAATCATGGTTCCGCTGGTTGGCCTCAAGGGCGAACTGGATCTGGTACGTGCCCGCATTGAAGCCATGGCCAAGGCCGTGATGGAAGAGACCGGGGCGGAGCTGACTTATCAGGTTGGCACCATGGTGGAGCTGCCGCGGGCCGCCTTGAAAGCCGCGGAAATTGCTGAATCGGCGGAATTCTTCTCCTTCGGCACCAATGACCTTACGCAGACGACCTTCGGTATATCGCGGGACGATGCGGCTTCTTTCTTGGGTACCTATCAAACCAAAGGTATTTTGGAACAGGATCCATTTGTCTCCCTCGATCCAGATGGTGTCGGTGAATTGATCAAGATCGGCGTGGAGCGGGGCCGCTCGACGCGTCCTGACATCAAACTCGGCATCTGCGGTGAACACGGCGGTGACCCGGCCTCAATCACTTTCTGTGAAGGCGTTGGGCTCGATTATGTGTCGTGTTCTCCTTACCGTGTACCGATTGCCCGATTGGCTGCTGCCCAGGCCGCCTTGCGCAAGCGCACGGCAGGTTAA
- a CDS encoding ABC transporter substrate-binding protein — protein sequence MTVKTALTGAILSMALSSATQAETVNVAFQGSLNSLDPYSLNETFTLGMLGNVYEGLIRRDETLKIEPALAESWEIISPKHWRFHLRENVKFHNGNDFTAEDVVFSMDRARSEASNLGYRIPEGTEVVAVDDHTVDFLLKAPSPIMHSGWETLYIMDKEWTVENEAETVASPSDNTVNYATLNANGTGPFRVVLHEPDIRTSFENFGNWWDTAKHNLTAVEFRPIKSDATRVAALLTGEMDLVFPVPVQDLKRIRETRTTKALTGPELRTVFLGLDQKRDELLYSDVKGKNPFKDVRVRKAFNHAVNIEAIRLKIMRELSSPTALMISPLLFSRSDQFERHPYDIETAKKLMSEAGYPDGFSVVLDCPNDRYVNDEAICQAVAAMLARIGVKVDLNAMPKALYFAKILSSGGFDTSFYMLGWTPSTLESSVVLKNLMNCRDDEGQGSSYNIGGWCDQEIDALTSKLTLEPDPTKRDELIAKAFRIAHDKAYYLPLHQQALAWGTTNNIEVSQRADNQLLFRFMTKN from the coding sequence ATGACTGTGAAAACGGCCCTGACAGGCGCCATATTGTCAATGGCATTGTCGAGTGCAACGCAAGCTGAAACCGTAAATGTCGCGTTTCAGGGATCCCTCAACTCATTGGATCCTTACAGCCTCAACGAGACCTTCACTCTGGGTATGCTGGGGAACGTCTATGAAGGGCTCATCCGGCGGGATGAAACCTTGAAAATTGAACCCGCGCTTGCCGAAAGTTGGGAGATAATCTCCCCAAAACATTGGCGCTTTCATCTGCGGGAAAATGTGAAATTCCACAACGGAAACGATTTCACAGCTGAAGACGTCGTGTTCTCCATGGACCGGGCAAGATCGGAGGCGTCAAATCTGGGGTATCGTATCCCGGAGGGAACCGAAGTTGTTGCCGTGGACGACCACACAGTCGATTTCCTTTTGAAAGCACCCAGCCCAATCATGCACTCTGGTTGGGAAACGCTCTACATTATGGATAAGGAGTGGACGGTCGAAAATGAGGCGGAAACCGTCGCGTCCCCTTCAGATAACACCGTCAACTACGCAACGCTGAATGCCAACGGCACTGGGCCGTTTCGAGTTGTTCTCCATGAACCTGATATCAGAACCTCCTTTGAGAATTTTGGCAATTGGTGGGACACGGCAAAACATAATTTGACGGCGGTCGAGTTCAGACCAATCAAATCCGACGCAACCCGTGTGGCTGCGTTGCTGACAGGTGAAATGGACCTTGTTTTTCCTGTTCCCGTGCAGGATCTGAAACGGATTAGAGAAACAAGGACAACGAAGGCGCTCACCGGGCCGGAGCTAAGAACGGTTTTCTTGGGGTTGGATCAGAAACGTGACGAACTCTTGTACTCTGATGTCAAAGGCAAGAATCCCTTTAAGGATGTTCGAGTCCGCAAAGCCTTCAATCATGCCGTCAATATCGAGGCGATCCGCTTAAAAATCATGCGGGAACTCTCATCACCAACAGCGCTTATGATTTCTCCGCTTTTATTTTCAAGGTCAGATCAATTTGAGCGGCACCCTTACGATATCGAGACCGCCAAGAAACTTATGAGCGAAGCGGGCTATCCAGATGGTTTTTCAGTGGTGTTGGACTGTCCGAACGACCGCTATGTAAATGATGAGGCTATCTGTCAGGCGGTCGCAGCTATGCTGGCGCGCATTGGTGTGAAGGTTGATCTGAACGCAATGCCCAAAGCACTATACTTTGCCAAAATTCTGTCTTCAGGCGGATTTGACACGTCCTTCTATATGCTTGGTTGGACCCCGAGCACGTTGGAAAGCTCAGTTGTACTAAAAAACCTGATGAATTGCCGCGACGATGAAGGGCAGGGGTCTTCGTACAATATCGGCGGCTGGTGTGATCAAGAAATTGATGCACTTACTTCGAAACTCACCCTTGAACCGGACCCCACAAAGAGAGACGAATTGATCGCAAAGGCGTTCCGCATCGCGCACGACAAAGCCTATTACCTGCCGCTGCATCAACAAGCTTTGGCCTGGGGCACTACAAACAATATCGAGGTATCACAACGAGCAGACAATCAACTGCTTTTCAGATTTATGACAAAGAACTGA
- the map gene encoding type I methionyl aminopeptidase, whose translation MVTYIDAADAPMKNTGQVRLYGPEDFDGMMKAGQLTAACLDELADMVKPGTTTQEIDDFVYQYGMDHNAIPATLNYRGYTKSSCTSINHVVCHGIPNSKALREGDIVNIDVTFILDGWHGDSSRMYPVGKLKRAAERLIDVTYESLMRGIEAAKPGNTTGDIGAAIQTYVEAQRCSVVRDFCGHGLGRLFHDTPNILHYGRPGEGVELKPGMIFTIEPMVNLGRPHVKVLSDGWTAVTRDRSLSAQFEHSIGITPDGCQSFTTSPKGIHKPGLPNN comes from the coding sequence ATGGTCACTTACATCGATGCTGCCGATGCCCCGATGAAAAACACGGGTCAGGTGCGCCTTTACGGACCAGAAGATTTTGACGGCATGATGAAGGCCGGCCAATTGACGGCGGCTTGCCTCGACGAATTGGCGGACATGGTCAAACCGGGCACAACCACCCAGGAAATCGACGACTTCGTCTATCAATACGGAATGGATCACAACGCGATTCCGGCAACGTTGAATTATCGCGGGTATACAAAATCTTCCTGCACGTCGATCAATCATGTTGTGTGCCACGGCATTCCAAATTCCAAGGCCCTGCGCGAAGGCGACATCGTCAACATCGATGTGACATTTATTCTGGATGGCTGGCATGGCGATTCCAGCCGGATGTATCCGGTCGGAAAACTCAAACGCGCCGCAGAACGCTTGATTGATGTGACGTATGAATCGCTCATGCGCGGTATTGAAGCGGCCAAACCCGGCAACACCACCGGAGACATCGGCGCGGCAATCCAAACTTATGTCGAAGCCCAGCGCTGCTCGGTCGTCCGTGATTTCTGTGGCCATGGTTTAGGCCGGCTGTTTCATGACACACCCAATATCCTGCATTATGGCCGGCCTGGGGAAGGCGTTGAATTGAAACCAGGAATGATTTTCACCATCGAACCGATGGTCAACCTGGGCCGCCCGCATGTCAAAGTTCTGAGCGACGGCTGGACCGCGGTCACCCGAGACCGGTCGCTTTCAGCCCAATTCGAACATTCCATTGGCATCACACCGGACGGCTGCCAGAGTTTCACCACTTCTCCCAAAGGGATCCACAAACCAGGACTGCCAAACAACTAG
- the radC gene encoding DNA repair protein RadC: MKEPDAGFSDKPAGDTDTKGHRQRLRERFRKNGAQSLADYELLEFLLFSALPRQDTKAIAKALLKRFGSFPAVLSASRVRLKEIKGISDVSIDTLHAVHAAIGRFHLGTVDERKLLDSWSKVMDYLQATMERSDIEQFRVLYLDKKNGLIADEVQQTGTVDHTPVYPREVVRRALDHGSTAVILVHNHPSGDPTPSRADIQMTRQLVDIAKPLGIEIHDHIIVGLRSHVSFKGLQLI, from the coding sequence ATGAAAGAACCGGACGCCGGTTTCTCCGACAAACCAGCTGGAGATACCGACACCAAAGGTCACCGCCAAAGATTGCGGGAACGGTTCCGTAAAAACGGCGCGCAAAGCCTCGCCGACTATGAGCTTCTGGAATTTCTTTTATTCTCCGCCCTGCCCCGTCAGGACACGAAAGCCATTGCCAAGGCGTTATTGAAACGCTTTGGATCTTTCCCAGCGGTGCTGTCAGCCTCCCGTGTGCGGCTCAAGGAGATCAAAGGCATTTCGGACGTGAGCATTGACACGCTACATGCTGTGCATGCAGCGATTGGGCGCTTCCACCTGGGAACCGTAGACGAACGGAAGCTCCTCGATTCCTGGTCCAAGGTTATGGATTATCTTCAGGCCACCATGGAACGGTCTGACATTGAACAATTCCGCGTCCTTTATCTCGACAAGAAAAACGGTCTGATCGCCGACGAGGTGCAACAAACAGGCACCGTCGACCACACACCAGTCTATCCCCGCGAAGTTGTTCGCAGGGCACTCGACCACGGCTCAACAGCGGTCATATTGGTGCACAATCATCCCTCAGGCGATCCAACTCCATCGCGCGCAGATATTCAGATGACCCGGCAGCTGGTCGACATCGCCAAGCCTCTCGGCATTGAAATTCATGATCATATTATTGTTGGCCTCAGATCCCATGTCAGTTTCAAGGGATTACAGCTGATCTAA